A stretch of DNA from bacterium:
ATTCCGTCCAATGCCACCTATGCCGTCATCGGTAAGGTAAGCGATGGTTTTACAAACCGCGGGATAGCAAGCGCTACTATCAGCACTCAAAACTGCGCCAGCTGCTCTAAAAGCACCACTCTTACCAATGCAAACGGCTATTATGTTTTTTCAACAACCACTCCAGAGCCTTCTATTGACGCCGTAGCCCCAGCCATGGCGCCCGTTTTTAGCGCGTCCAAAACAGGCTATAAAACCAGAAATATTTTTTCAAAACCCCGCTATATTACAGCCCCCAATGGTAAAAAATATCACATGGTAAATTTTATACTTTATACCAGCACAACGGCCGACGCCGACCGTGATGGCATTCCCAATACCTACGAAACATCTTTACACTTAAACCCTAACGATGCCGATACCGATTGGGATGGCGTTCCCGATAACTGGGAAAATTTTGGATATAATTGGGTAGATTACAAATATTTGGGCGGATCTCCTGTGCAAAAAGATTTATACATGGAAGTGGATTATCATTTTTATTACGATGGCAGCGATATTGTAACAGGCGCTTTAAGCGAAGCCGTGCAAAATAAATTGAAAGAAACCTATGCCGCCATGCCCATTGATATGACCATGCCCGATGGCAGCCATAGCCTGGGCATTAACCTCCATTTTGTTCACGACCAAGCTCTGCCGCGCGATTTTGACTGTTTTAGCAATCCCACTACCTACAACGGCGACAAAAGCATCAATAATCCTCTTTTGACCGACGCATTTTACAAACTTACCATTTGCGTGGGCAGCCAAGACGATGGCGATGGCCGAGGAGCCGCACAGTTAACAAGTCAAAATTTAAAAATATTGGCTCCTCGCATCAATAGTACCGAAAGCGATGATTTGGAAGAATATGCGCAATTTGTGCGTTACCGTTTAATTATGCACGAAATGGGCCATGCTTTAGGATTAAAGCATGGCGGTGACGATAATATAAATTATAAACCAAATTATCCAAGCGTGATGAATTATTCGTACAAATGGAGCATCAACAATGCGCCCTATACATTGGCTGAAACCGATATTGGGTATTCCGAGGGTTTACTGCCCAGCTTGGATGAAAATAATATAGACGAAAGCAATTCATTCCCCGAACTCGATTTAGATCAGGTCTTGTTTATGCGCACCTATGCCGACAAAAATTATTTAATTGGCTATTGCCCCGGCACCAAAACAATTTGTAGCGATTGGAACGGCAATGGCAGACTAGATACCGAACCTTATCAACAACGCCTGCGCATTAACTCCAAAGTACAAACCACCGATATTGATTTTGCCGTATTAAAAGATAACAATGATTTTACTACCATTGACGAGAAACTAGGGATTCCCCTACCCGGCAATCCCAATTAAGCGTCACTTAATTGTTACAAAACAAGACTTGCGCACAGGCCTAAATTGATTATGAATATGGAATGGTTGGCAAACCGCGAAAAAAACCTAAAAAATTAAAACTCACACATTCGTACGATTTTACCAAAAAAGACGAAATTTTAAATCGTGACACCCAATGGCTGGAATTTAACCGTCGTGTGCTTCACGAAGCCATGGATAACCGCACGCCTCTACTGGAGCGTATTCGCTTTTTAGGAATATTTACCTCAAATTTGGATGAGTTTTTCATGAAGCGTTTAAGCTGGCTTACCCAAATTGCCGAAATGGATATTGTGCGCGATGGCACTAATCCTAAACAACACTTAAAAGAACTCAAAACTATTATTCAGGATCTTTATAAAAAACAGGCCGAATGCTTAACTAATTTAGTTCCACTTTTACAAAAAGAAGGCATTGTTATTTTTAAATGGGAAGAATTATCAGACGCGCAAAAATCTTTCTGCTCCGATTATTTTCGTAAAAATATTTTCCCCGTTTTAACTCCCTTGGCTGTTGATCCCGGACACCCGTTTCCTTTTATTTCCAATCTTTCTACTTCTTTGGGTGTTACGTTGCGCCATCCAGGACAAGACGATAATTTATTCTCGCGCATTAAAGTACCCAAAAATTTTCCACAACTCATCAGGCTTAATACCGAAGACAGCATCCATACTTTTCATTTTATCCGTTTCACAGATGTTTTGATGAATAATTTGGGCATTCTCTTCCCCAACATGGAGGTGCTTGATGTGATGCCTTTCCGCGTCACACGCAATGTGGATATTCAATGGGACGAAGAAGACGATACAGCCAATATTTTAGAACTTGTTAGTGAAGAAGTGCGCCAGCGTAAATTTGGTGAAGTGGTACGCATTGAATTTGGAGCCCATAAAAACGATTGGATTATTCAGTTTTTAAAAAACGAGCTCGATCTTACCGACGATATTTATTATGAAATCCCCGGAGAGCTTGATTATCAGGACCTTTCCGCCATTTCTGATTTGGCTATCCCCCATTTAAAATATAAACCCTGGACACCGCTCATCCCACAAGCCTTTGCCGATACACAAACCGGGGTTTTTGCCGCCATCCGGAGCGGATCGATTCTTGTCCATCACCCTTACGAAAGCTTTGGAGCAAGTGTTGAAAAATTTATCGAAACTGCTGCAAACGATCCTAAAGTACTGGCTATTAAAATGACCCTTTACCGCACCGGCCGTGAAAGCCCCTTTATTCCGCTTTTGATCCGCGCTGCCGAAATGGGCAAACAAGTTGTATGCGTGGTAGAACTGAAAGCCCGCTTTGATGAAGAACGCAATATTTACTGGGCCCAACAACTGGAAAACTCGGGCGTGCACGTAGTGTACGGTATTGTGGGGCTTAAAACACATTTAAAAACTACACTTGTTGTTCGCCAAGAAAGTGAAGGACTTCGCTCGTATGTACATATTGGTACCGGCAACTACCACAAGGTAACCGCCAATTTGTACGATGATTTTGGTTTTTTTACGTGCGAACCCACACGCACCGAAGAAGTTGTGGAACTTTTTCATTACCTAACAGGTCGTTCTCTTAAAAAAGATTACCAGCATCTTTTAGTAGCCCCCATCAACATGCGTGAAAAGTTTTTGGATTTAATTAAAAACGAAACCGAAAATGCCAAAACAAATAAACCAGCGCGAATTGTGGCTAAATGTAATAGCCTTGAAGACCCCGCCATTATTACTGCCTTATATGAAGCTTCCAAAGCAGGGGTTAAAATTGATCTTATTGTACGGGGTTTTTGTTGCCTGCGTCCTGGAGTGAAAGGCTTAAGTGACAATATTCGGGTGATCTCGGTTATTGGCCGCTTCTTGGAGCATTCACGCCTCTATTATTTTGCGAACGGAAGTTTAAATCCCTTGGAAGGCCATTTTTATATGGGTTCGGCCGATTGGATGTACCGTAATTTAAATTCTCGCGTTGAAATGTGCACCCCACTCTACTCTGCTCCTTCACGTGAAAAATTATGGGAAGTTTTAAGCACTC
This window harbors:
- the ppk1 gene encoding polyphosphate kinase 1, with product MVGKPRKKPKKLKLTHSYDFTKKDEILNRDTQWLEFNRRVLHEAMDNRTPLLERIRFLGIFTSNLDEFFMKRLSWLTQIAEMDIVRDGTNPKQHLKELKTIIQDLYKKQAECLTNLVPLLQKEGIVIFKWEELSDAQKSFCSDYFRKNIFPVLTPLAVDPGHPFPFISNLSTSLGVTLRHPGQDDNLFSRIKVPKNFPQLIRLNTEDSIHTFHFIRFTDVLMNNLGILFPNMEVLDVMPFRVTRNVDIQWDEEDDTANILELVSEEVRQRKFGEVVRIEFGAHKNDWIIQFLKNELDLTDDIYYEIPGELDYQDLSAISDLAIPHLKYKPWTPLIPQAFADTQTGVFAAIRSGSILVHHPYESFGASVEKFIETAANDPKVLAIKMTLYRTGRESPFIPLLIRAAEMGKQVVCVVELKARFDEERNIYWAQQLENSGVHVVYGIVGLKTHLKTTLVVRQESEGLRSYVHIGTGNYHKVTANLYDDFGFFTCEPTRTEEVVELFHYLTGRSLKKDYQHLLVAPINMREKFLDLIKNETENAKTNKPARIVAKCNSLEDPAIITALYEASKAGVKIDLIVRGFCCLRPGVKGLSDNIRVISVIGRFLEHSRLYYFANGSLNPLEGHFYMGSADWMYRNLNSRVEMCTPLYSAPSREKLWEVLSTLLADERQAWDMQSDGSYIQRKPTDDTKVGTHQLLMDLAKKRAGLGSEKV